One window from the genome of Streptomyces sp. NBC_01476 encodes:
- a CDS encoding heme o synthase: MTAVESRPAGVLGTGPGHRPLRARVMGFVALTKPRIIELLLITTVPVMFLAAGGVPDLWLVLTTVVGGYLSAGGANALNMYIDRDIDALMHRTEQRPLVTGLVSPREGLVFGIALSVVSTVWFWTLVNPLSAVLSLTAILYYVFVYTLGLKRRTAQNIVWGGVAGCLQVFIGWSAVRDELGWAPFVLFLVLFFWTPPHYWPLSMKVKDDYERVGVPMLPVVAGNQVVARQIVIYSWVMVLTSLALWWPLGETSWFYPLVAAGLGAFWLKEAHGLHSRAKAGVVGAALKEMRLFHWSITYATLLFVAVAIDPFLH, translated from the coding sequence GTGACGGCCGTCGAATCCCGACCCGCAGGGGTCCTCGGGACGGGCCCGGGTCATCGGCCGCTGCGGGCCCGTGTCATGGGGTTCGTGGCGCTGACCAAGCCGCGCATCATCGAGCTGCTGCTCATCACGACGGTCCCGGTGATGTTCCTGGCGGCGGGCGGCGTGCCCGATCTGTGGCTGGTGCTCACGACCGTGGTCGGCGGTTACCTGTCGGCGGGCGGCGCCAACGCGCTCAACATGTACATCGACCGCGACATCGACGCGCTGATGCACCGCACCGAGCAGCGGCCGCTGGTCACCGGGCTGGTCTCACCGCGCGAGGGGCTGGTCTTCGGCATCGCCCTTTCGGTGGTCTCCACCGTGTGGTTCTGGACGCTGGTCAACCCGCTGTCGGCGGTGCTGTCGCTGACCGCCATCCTCTACTACGTCTTCGTCTACACGCTCGGGCTCAAGCGCCGTACCGCGCAGAACATCGTGTGGGGCGGCGTCGCGGGCTGTCTGCAGGTCTTCATCGGCTGGTCGGCGGTCCGCGACGAGCTGGGCTGGGCGCCCTTCGTGCTCTTCCTGGTCCTCTTCTTCTGGACGCCGCCGCACTACTGGCCGCTGTCGATGAAGGTGAAGGACGACTACGAGCGGGTCGGCGTACCGATGCTGCCGGTGGTGGCGGGCAACCAGGTGGTGGCCCGGCAGATCGTGATCTACAGCTGGGTGATGGTGCTCACCTCGCTGGCGCTGTGGTGGCCGCTGGGGGAGACCTCCTGGTTCTACCCGCTGGTGGCCGCGGGGCTCGGGGCCTTCTGGCTGAAGGAGGCGCACGGGCTGCACTCCCGTGCCAAGGCCGGTGTGGTGGGCGCCGCGCTCAAGGAGATGCGCCTCTTCCACTGGTCGATCACCTACGCCACGCTGCTCTTCGTCGCCGTGGCGATCGACCCCTTCCTCCATTAG
- the tkt gene encoding transketolase: MSKQPTTTDLEWTELDQRAVDTARVLAMDSVQKVGNGHPGTAMSLAPAAYLLFQKIMRHDPSDPDWVGRDRFVLSAGHSSLTLYTQLYLAGYGLELEDLEAFRTWGSRTPGHPEYGLTPGVETTTGPLGQGVANAVGMAMAARYERGLFDPDAPTGESPFDHTIWAIAGDGCLEEGISAEASSMAGHQKLGNLVLLWDDNHISIEGDTETAVSEDTVKRYEAYGWHVQRVQPKENGDLDPQALYAAMKAAQAETGRPSFIAARSIIAWPAPHAQNTGAAHGSALGEEEVAATKRVLGFDPDKHFDVADEVIAHTRAVGERGSAARADWEKSFSAWREANPEHAATYDRVAASELPKGWEDHLPVFEVGKSLATRAASGKVLEALGAIVPELWGGSADLAGSNNTTIDKNSSFLPDDNPLPSAHRYGRTVHFGIREHSMAAEMNGITLHGNTRVYGGTFLVFSDYMRNSVRLSALMHLPVTYVWTHDSIGLGEDGPTHQPVEHLTSLRAIPGLNVVRPADANETSIAWREVMRRWTKEYGKGHPHGLALTRQGVPTYERNEDAARGGYVLFEAEGGPAQVILIGTGSEVQLAVAARDQLQAAGVPTRVVSMPCVEWFDEQDQAYKDSVLPPSVKARVAVEAGIALSWYRFVGDAGRIVSLEHFGASADAKVLFREFGFTPEAVAAAARESLDAVDR, from the coding sequence GTGAGCAAGCAGCCGACCACCACAGACCTTGAGTGGACCGAACTGGACCAGCGGGCAGTTGACACGGCCCGAGTCCTGGCCATGGATTCCGTGCAGAAGGTCGGCAACGGCCATCCGGGCACGGCCATGAGCCTGGCTCCCGCCGCCTATCTGCTGTTCCAGAAGATCATGCGCCATGACCCGTCCGACCCGGACTGGGTCGGCCGGGACCGCTTCGTCCTTTCCGCGGGCCACTCCAGTCTGACCCTCTACACACAGCTCTACCTGGCCGGCTACGGCCTGGAGCTGGAGGACCTGGAGGCGTTCCGCACCTGGGGTTCGCGGACCCCCGGCCACCCGGAGTACGGCCTCACCCCCGGCGTGGAGACCACCACCGGCCCGCTGGGCCAGGGTGTCGCCAACGCGGTCGGCATGGCGATGGCCGCCCGTTACGAGCGTGGCCTCTTCGACCCGGACGCGCCCACCGGCGAGTCCCCCTTCGACCACACCATCTGGGCGATCGCCGGCGACGGCTGCCTGGAGGAGGGCATCTCCGCAGAGGCGTCCTCGATGGCCGGGCACCAGAAACTCGGCAACCTCGTCCTGCTCTGGGACGACAACCACATTTCGATCGAGGGCGACACCGAGACCGCGGTCTCCGAGGACACCGTCAAGCGGTACGAGGCGTACGGCTGGCACGTGCAGCGGGTGCAGCCCAAGGAGAACGGCGACCTGGACCCGCAGGCGCTGTACGCGGCCATGAAGGCGGCGCAGGCCGAGACCGGCCGGCCGTCGTTCATCGCGGCCCGCTCCATCATCGCCTGGCCCGCCCCGCACGCGCAGAACACCGGTGCGGCGCACGGCTCGGCGCTGGGCGAGGAAGAGGTCGCCGCCACCAAGCGGGTGCTCGGCTTCGACCCCGACAAGCACTTCGACGTCGCCGACGAGGTGATCGCGCACACCCGCGCGGTGGGCGAGCGCGGCAGCGCGGCGCGGGCCGACTGGGAGAAGTCCTTCAGCGCCTGGCGCGAGGCCAACCCGGAGCACGCCGCGACGTACGACCGGGTCGCCGCGAGCGAGCTGCCCAAGGGCTGGGAGGACCACCTGCCGGTCTTCGAGGTGGGCAAGTCCCTCGCCACCCGGGCCGCTTCCGGCAAGGTCCTGGAGGCGCTGGGCGCGATCGTCCCCGAACTGTGGGGCGGTTCCGCCGACTTGGCCGGCTCCAACAACACCACCATCGACAAGAACTCCTCGTTCCTGCCGGACGACAACCCGCTGCCCAGCGCGCACCGCTACGGCCGCACCGTGCACTTCGGCATCCGTGAGCACTCGATGGCTGCCGAGATGAACGGCATCACCCTGCACGGGAACACCCGGGTCTACGGCGGTACGTTCCTGGTCTTCTCCGACTACATGCGCAACTCCGTGCGGCTCTCGGCGCTGATGCACCTGCCGGTGACGTACGTCTGGACGCACGACTCGATCGGCCTGGGCGAGGACGGTCCGACCCACCAGCCGGTGGAGCACCTGACGTCGCTGCGGGCCATCCCCGGACTGAACGTGGTCCGCCCGGCCGACGCCAACGAGACCTCCATCGCGTGGCGCGAGGTCATGCGCCGGTGGACGAAGGAGTACGGCAAGGGCCACCCGCACGGTCTGGCGCTGACCCGGCAGGGCGTGCCGACGTACGAGCGCAACGAGGACGCCGCCCGTGGCGGTTACGTGCTCTTCGAGGCCGAGGGCGGCCCGGCGCAGGTGATCTTGATCGGCACCGGTTCCGAGGTGCAGCTCGCGGTCGCCGCACGGGACCAGCTGCAGGCCGCGGGGGTGCCGACCCGGGTGGTCTCGATGCCCTGCGTGGAGTGGTTCGACGAGCAGGACCAGGCCTACAAGGACAGCGTTCTGCCGCCTTCGGTGAAGGCCAGGGTCGCGGTGGAGGCCGGCATCGCGCTGAGCTGGTACCGCTTCGTGGGTGACGCCGGGCGCATCGTCAGCCTGGAGCACTTCGGCGCCTCCGCGGACGCCAAGGTGCTCTTCCGCGAGTTCGGGTTCACCCCTGAAGCGGTGGCCGCAGCGGCGCGGGAATCTCTCGACGCCGTAGATCGCTGA
- the tal gene encoding transaldolase: MTDALKRLSDEGVAIWLDDMSRTRITSGNLAELIDQQHVVGATTNPSIFQKAISQGDGYDVQVGDLAARRLTPDEAVRMITTADVRDAADIFRPVFDATGGQDGRVSIEVDPRLAKDTRATIAEAKQLAWLVDRPNTLIKIPATEAGLPAIADVTGRGISVNVTLIFSLERYRKVMDAYLTGLETAKKAGLDLSEIHSVASFFVSRVDTEIDKRLEKIGTDEAKALKGKAALANARLAYQAYEAVFSSDRWAALERAGANKQRPLWASTGVKDPAYPDTLYVTELVAPNTVNTMPEATLEATADHGEITGDTIRGTYEQARAELDALAALGISYDDVVQVLEDEGVQKFEQAWNELLESTKAELERLAPSEA; encoded by the coding sequence ATGACAGACGCACTCAAGCGCCTCTCCGACGAAGGCGTCGCGATCTGGCTGGACGACATGTCGCGCACGCGCATCACGTCCGGCAATCTGGCCGAACTCATCGACCAGCAGCACGTGGTGGGCGCGACGACCAATCCGTCGATCTTCCAGAAGGCCATCTCGCAGGGCGACGGCTACGACGTCCAGGTCGGTGACCTGGCCGCCCGCCGGCTCACCCCCGACGAGGCGGTCCGGATGATCACCACCGCCGACGTACGGGATGCTGCCGACATCTTCCGGCCGGTCTTCGACGCGACCGGCGGCCAGGACGGCCGGGTCTCGATCGAGGTCGACCCGCGGCTGGCGAAGGACACCCGGGCGACCATCGCCGAGGCCAAGCAGCTCGCCTGGCTGGTGGACCGCCCCAACACCCTGATCAAGATCCCGGCGACCGAGGCGGGCCTGCCGGCCATCGCCGATGTGACCGGCCGCGGCATCAGCGTCAATGTCACGCTGATCTTCTCGCTGGAGCGGTACCGCAAGGTGATGGACGCCTACCTGACGGGTCTGGAGACGGCCAAGAAGGCCGGCCTGGACCTGTCGGAGATCCACTCGGTGGCGTCGTTCTTCGTCTCCCGGGTGGACACCGAGATCGACAAGCGGCTGGAGAAGATCGGCACCGACGAGGCCAAGGCGCTCAAGGGCAAGGCGGCGCTCGCCAACGCCCGGCTGGCGTACCAGGCGTACGAAGCGGTCTTCTCCTCCGACCGCTGGGCGGCCCTGGAGCGGGCCGGTGCCAACAAGCAGCGCCCGCTGTGGGCGTCGACCGGCGTGAAGGACCCGGCCTACCCGGACACCCTCTATGTGACCGAGCTGGTCGCCCCGAACACCGTGAACACCATGCCGGAGGCCACCTTGGAGGCCACCGCCGACCACGGCGAGATCACCGGCGACACCATCCGCGGCACCTACGAGCAGGCACGCGCCGAGCTGGACGCGCTGGCCGCGCTCGGCATCTCGTACGACGACGTGGTGCAGGTGCTGGAGGACGAGGGCGTGCAGAAGTTCGAGCAGGCATGGAACGAGCTGCTCGAGTCCACCAAGGCCGAGCTCGAGCGGCTTGCCCCTTCGGAGGCCTGA
- the zwf gene encoding glucose-6-phosphate dehydrogenase translates to MDDAGASTGDTPAKPGQRNPLRDPLDRRLPRIAGPSGLVIFGVTGDLSRKKLMPAVYDLANRGLLPPGFALVGFARRSWENEDFAQEVHDSVKEHARTPFREEVWQQLAEGVRFVQGDFDDDAAFETLKATIEELDKARGTGGNFAFYLSVPPKFFPNVAQQLQKHGLSKPTGDSWRRAVIEKPFGHDLESAQQLNRIVHEVFPPNEVFRIDHYLGKETVQNILALRFANTMYEPIWNRSYVDHVQITMAEDIGIGGRAGYYDGIGAARDVIQNHLLQLLALTAMEEPGSFHPKALTAEKLKVLGAVVLPEDLGKFTVRGQYAHAWQGGEEVLGYLEEEGIDPKSKTDTYAAVKLEINNRRWAGVPFYLRTGKRLGRRVTEIAVVFKRAPYLPFESGATEELGENALVIRVQPDEGVTVRFGSKVPGTSTEVRDVTMDFAYGESFTESSPEAYERLILDVLLGDANLFPRHQEVELSWTILDPIEKYWEKHGRPAQYASGTWGPTEADEMLARDGRSWRRP, encoded by the coding sequence ATCGACGACGCCGGCGCGAGTACCGGTGACACGCCGGCCAAGCCCGGGCAGCGCAACCCGCTGCGGGACCCGCTGGACCGGCGGCTGCCGCGGATCGCGGGCCCGTCGGGCCTGGTGATCTTCGGGGTCACCGGCGACCTGTCCCGCAAGAAGCTGATGCCCGCGGTGTACGACCTGGCCAACCGGGGGCTGCTGCCCCCGGGCTTCGCCCTGGTCGGTTTCGCCCGCCGCAGCTGGGAGAACGAGGACTTCGCCCAGGAGGTCCACGACTCGGTGAAGGAGCACGCCCGCACCCCTTTCCGTGAGGAGGTGTGGCAGCAGCTCGCCGAGGGCGTCCGCTTCGTGCAGGGCGACTTCGACGACGACGCCGCCTTCGAGACGCTGAAGGCGACCATCGAGGAGCTGGACAAGGCCCGCGGGACCGGCGGCAACTTCGCCTTCTACCTGTCGGTGCCGCCGAAGTTCTTCCCGAACGTGGCCCAGCAGCTGCAGAAGCACGGCCTGTCCAAGCCCACCGGCGACTCCTGGCGGCGTGCCGTCATCGAGAAGCCGTTCGGCCACGACCTGGAGAGCGCCCAGCAGCTCAACCGGATCGTGCACGAGGTCTTCCCGCCCAACGAGGTCTTCCGGATCGACCACTACCTGGGCAAGGAGACCGTCCAGAACATCCTGGCGCTGCGGTTCGCCAACACGATGTACGAGCCGATCTGGAACCGGTCCTACGTCGACCATGTGCAGATCACCATGGCCGAGGACATCGGCATCGGCGGCCGTGCCGGGTACTACGACGGCATCGGCGCCGCCCGCGACGTGATCCAGAACCACCTGCTGCAGCTGCTGGCGCTGACCGCGATGGAGGAGCCGGGGTCCTTCCACCCCAAGGCGCTGACCGCGGAGAAGCTGAAGGTGCTGGGCGCCGTGGTGCTCCCCGAGGACCTGGGCAAGTTCACCGTGCGCGGTCAGTACGCGCACGCCTGGCAGGGCGGCGAGGAGGTGCTCGGGTACCTGGAGGAGGAGGGCATCGACCCCAAGTCCAAGACCGACACCTACGCGGCCGTGAAGCTGGAGATCAACAACCGGCGCTGGGCCGGGGTGCCGTTCTACCTGCGCACCGGCAAGCGGCTCGGCCGCCGGGTGACGGAGATCGCGGTGGTCTTCAAGCGGGCCCCGTATCTGCCGTTCGAGTCCGGTGCCACCGAGGAGCTGGGCGAGAACGCGCTGGTCATCCGGGTGCAGCCGGACGAGGGCGTGACGGTGCGGTTCGGCTCGAAGGTGCCCGGCACCTCCACCGAGGTCCGGGACGTCACGATGGACTTCGCCTACGGCGAGTCCTTCACCGAATCCAGCCCGGAGGCGTACGAGCGGCTCATCCTGGACGTGCTGCTCGGCGACGCCAACCTTTTCCCGCGCCACCAGGAAGTCGAACTGTCCTGGACGATTCTCGACCCGATCGAGAAGTACTGGGAGAAGCACGGCCGGCCCGCGCAGTACGCGTCCGGCACCTGGGGACCCACCGAGGCGGACGAGATGCTCGCACGAGACGGCAGGAGCTGGCGCCGCCCATGA
- the opcA gene encoding glucose-6-phosphate dehydrogenase assembly protein OpcA, with amino-acid sequence MKIDLTDTTSSRINSALIQARRASGTPAVGMVLTLVIVTDEGSAYDALKAAGDASREHPSRIIVVIKRPGRSPRDRASARLDAEVLVGAEAGTGETVVLRMHGELAAHAESVVLPLLLPDAPVVVWWPEGSPENPALDPLGRLGQRRITDAASEEDPVGALSQRAATYAPGDTDLAWTRITGWRSMLAAALDQKHSRITAAAVEGEAYNPSSELLALWLADRLGVPVERKVTDGPGLTAVRLFTADGDICLDRADGRLAELAVPGQPDRHVALKRRETSELISEELRRLDPDEIYRNTIAFGVKHLVTSNGKGGESSATAAKKATPPAAKKAASTK; translated from the coding sequence ATGAAGATCGATCTGACGGACACCACGTCCTCACGTATCAACTCCGCGCTCATCCAGGCCCGCCGGGCCAGCGGGACACCGGCGGTCGGCATGGTGCTGACCCTGGTCATCGTCACCGACGAGGGCAGCGCGTACGACGCCCTCAAGGCGGCGGGTGACGCGTCCCGTGAGCACCCCTCCCGGATCATCGTCGTCATCAAGCGGCCCGGCCGGTCCCCGCGGGACCGGGCCTCGGCCCGGCTCGACGCCGAGGTGCTGGTCGGCGCGGAGGCGGGCACCGGCGAGACGGTGGTGCTGCGGATGCACGGCGAGCTGGCCGCGCACGCCGAGTCGGTGGTGCTGCCGCTGCTGCTGCCGGACGCCCCGGTGGTGGTCTGGTGGCCGGAGGGCAGCCCGGAGAACCCCGCGCTCGACCCGCTGGGCCGGCTCGGGCAGCGCCGGATCACCGACGCGGCCTCCGAGGAGGACCCGGTGGGCGCGCTCTCGCAGCGCGCCGCCACCTACGCGCCGGGCGACACCGACCTGGCCTGGACCCGGATCACCGGCTGGCGCTCGATGCTGGCGGCGGCCCTGGACCAGAAGCACTCCAGGATCACCGCGGCCGCGGTCGAGGGTGAGGCGTACAACCCCAGCTCCGAGCTGCTGGCCCTGTGGCTGGCGGACCGGCTGGGCGTGCCGGTGGAGCGGAAGGTCACCGACGGACCCGGGCTCACCGCGGTACGGCTCTTCACCGCGGACGGCGACATCTGCCTGGACCGGGCGGACGGGCGGCTCGCCGAGCTGGCGGTGCCCGGCCAGCCGGACCGGCATGTGGCGCTCAAGCGGCGGGAGACCTCCGAGCTGATCTCGGAGGAGCTGCGCCGGCTCGACCCCGACGAGATATACCGCAACACCATCGCCTTCGGGGTCAAGCACCTGGTGACCAGCAACGGCAAGGGCGGGGAGTCGTCCGCGACCGCGGCGAAGAAGGCCACCCCGCCGGCCGCGAAGAAGGCGGCGTCCACCAAGTGA
- the pgl gene encoding 6-phosphogluconolactonase: protein MACAAAARLITKIVDAQAARGSASVVLTGGRNGNGLLAALAGSPARDAIDWAHLDLWWGDERFLPEGDPERNVTQAREALLDAVPLDPARVHAMAPSDGPFGSDVEAAAAAYAAELAAAAGPEDHAQVPSFDVLMLGVGPDTHVASLFPEHPATHESVRTVVGVHGSPKPPPTRISLTFPAIRAAREVWLLAAGEDKAGAVALALSAPGEVQAPASGAYGRSRTLWLLDRAAAAKLPAQLYPAASS, encoded by the coding sequence ATGGCGTGCGCCGCGGCGGCCCGGCTGATCACGAAGATCGTGGACGCCCAGGCCGCCCGCGGCAGCGCCTCGGTGGTGCTCACCGGGGGGCGCAACGGCAACGGCCTGCTGGCCGCGCTCGCCGGCTCACCGGCCCGGGACGCGATCGACTGGGCGCATCTGGATCTGTGGTGGGGTGACGAGCGGTTCCTGCCCGAGGGCGACCCGGAGCGCAATGTCACCCAGGCCCGGGAGGCGCTGCTGGACGCGGTGCCGCTCGATCCGGCCCGGGTGCATGCGATGGCTCCCTCGGACGGTCCCTTCGGCTCCGACGTGGAGGCGGCGGCAGCGGCATACGCGGCCGAACTCGCCGCCGCGGCCGGGCCGGAGGACCACGCGCAGGTGCCGTCGTTCGACGTCCTGATGCTGGGTGTCGGACCCGACACCCATGTGGCCTCGCTCTTCCCGGAGCACCCGGCGACCCATGAGTCGGTCCGTACGGTGGTGGGTGTCCACGGCTCTCCCAAGCCGCCGCCGACCCGGATCTCGCTGACCTTCCCGGCCATCCGGGCGGCCCGCGAGGTGTGGCTGCTGGCGGCCGGCGAGGACAAGGCGGGGGCGGTCGCCCTGGCCCTGTCCGCGCCCGGCGAGGTCCAGGCGCCGGCCTCCGGCGCCTACGGACGCTCCCGCACCCTGTGGCTGCTGGACCGGGCGGCAGCGGCCAAGCTGCCCGCCCAGCTCTATCCGGCGGCGTCCTCGTAG